A section of the Pedobacter sp. HDW13 genome encodes:
- a CDS encoding GH92 family glycosyl hydrolase, with protein sequence MHFNKISSILFLTASLCVNQAFAQQKTKLTQYIDPLIGSAKHGHVFVGANVPFGAVQLGPNNIFEGWDWCSGYNYVGNTITGFAHTHLSGTGIGDLGDISIMPATGKTLLEKGKTANDPAGYLSTFSHQNEVAKAGYYSVLLDKYGIKAELTATERVGFHQYTFKNASETPHIIIDLIEGIGWDAPVSASFKQLDAMTIVGHRNSKGWSSDQRLYFVIKLSQPVKAITLYDSTVVKSGKALTGKKLKAVVDFAAINNGKLQIKVALSPVSIDNAILNLKTELPNWDFAATVKKSDAKWEKELVKVKIDASNNTKKVFYTALYHTMVAPSLFNDVNKDYLGTDKKVYKKAGFNNLTTFSLWDTYRAANPLFTILHQDKVNDVVNTMLAIYKQQGKLPVWHLMGSETNTMVGYHAVPVIVDAYLKGYRGFDVNLAYAAVKQSAMQKTDGIEYIQELKYIPADKVNESVGKALEYAIDDYCIALMAKALNKTADYNYFNKRAKLYCQYFDPNVQFMRGKLANGNWRSPFDPFSSKHREDDYVEGNAWQYTWLVPQDVEGLINLFGGDKPFINKLDSLFTLPLDLGTNGSPDISGLIGNYAQGNEPNHHITYLYTYAGQPWKTADLIRKIDKDFYSAKPDGLCGNEDVGQMSAWYVFNAMGFYPVNPANGAYVFGTPLINEASIALRGSKKFDIKVIGNSTDNKYIQKIVLNGKPYTKSFILHKAIMAGGNMQIYMGNKPSATWGVKTEDRPVPTK encoded by the coding sequence ATGCATTTCAACAAAATCTCATCCATTCTATTTTTAACTGCCTCTTTATGTGTTAATCAGGCCTTTGCGCAGCAAAAAACTAAATTAACCCAGTATATCGATCCGCTAATTGGCTCGGCAAAACACGGGCACGTTTTTGTGGGCGCCAATGTGCCTTTTGGCGCAGTACAGCTCGGACCCAATAACATTTTCGAAGGCTGGGACTGGTGCAGCGGTTACAATTATGTGGGTAACACGATTACCGGTTTTGCACATACCCATTTGAGCGGCACGGGCATCGGCGATTTAGGCGATATTTCGATTATGCCAGCAACAGGGAAAACCTTGTTAGAAAAGGGTAAAACGGCCAACGATCCGGCAGGTTATCTATCTACCTTTTCGCACCAAAATGAAGTAGCTAAGGCCGGTTATTATAGTGTATTGTTAGATAAATATGGAATCAAGGCCGAATTAACGGCTACCGAAAGAGTAGGGTTTCACCAATATACCTTTAAAAATGCGTCCGAAACGCCGCATATTATCATCGATTTAATTGAAGGGATTGGCTGGGATGCTCCGGTATCGGCCTCTTTTAAACAGCTCGATGCCATGACTATTGTTGGGCACAGAAATTCGAAAGGTTGGTCCAGCGATCAACGCTTGTATTTTGTAATCAAGCTTTCTCAACCGGTTAAAGCCATTACTTTATATGATAGTACTGTTGTTAAAAGCGGAAAAGCATTAACCGGTAAAAAGCTGAAAGCTGTTGTCGATTTTGCTGCAATAAATAATGGCAAACTGCAGATTAAAGTGGCACTTTCGCCGGTAAGTATCGATAATGCTATTTTAAACTTAAAAACAGAGCTACCCAATTGGGATTTTGCCGCAACAGTTAAAAAAAGCGATGCTAAATGGGAAAAAGAACTGGTCAAAGTGAAAATTGATGCTTCTAATAACACCAAAAAAGTATTTTATACAGCTTTGTACCATACCATGGTTGCGCCTTCACTGTTTAACGATGTCAATAAAGATTACCTCGGCACAGATAAAAAGGTTTACAAAAAAGCCGGCTTTAATAATTTAACTACTTTTTCGTTGTGGGATACTTACCGTGCAGCCAATCCGTTGTTTACTATCCTGCACCAGGATAAGGTGAACGATGTGGTGAATACTATGCTGGCCATTTACAAACAGCAGGGTAAACTACCTGTTTGGCATTTAATGGGAAGCGAAACCAATACCATGGTTGGCTACCACGCTGTACCGGTTATTGTTGATGCCTATTTGAAAGGATACCGCGGTTTTGATGTAAACCTGGCTTATGCAGCGGTGAAACAATCGGCCATGCAGAAAACAGATGGCATTGAGTACATCCAGGAGCTAAAATATATTCCTGCCGATAAGGTAAACGAATCGGTTGGTAAAGCTTTGGAATATGCGATTGATGATTACTGTATTGCGCTGATGGCTAAAGCACTGAACAAAACCGCCGATTACAACTATTTCAACAAAAGAGCAAAGTTATACTGCCAGTATTTCGATCCTAATGTTCAGTTTATGCGTGGTAAACTGGCCAATGGAAACTGGAGAAGCCCATTCGATCCTTTTTCATCTAAACACCGTGAAGATGATTATGTAGAAGGCAATGCCTGGCAGTACACCTGGCTGGTGCCTCAGGATGTTGAAGGACTGATTAATCTTTTTGGAGGTGATAAACCTTTTATCAATAAGCTCGATTCGCTGTTTACCTTACCTTTAGATTTGGGAACCAATGGTTCGCCTGATATCAGTGGTTTGATTGGTAATTATGCACAAGGAAATGAACCCAACCACCACATTACTTATTTATATACTTACGCAGGTCAGCCCTGGAAAACGGCCGATCTGATCCGCAAAATAGATAAAGACTTTTATTCGGCTAAGCCCGATGGTTTGTGCGGTAATGAAGATGTAGGGCAAATGAGTGCCTGGTATGTTTTCAACGCTATGGGTTTTTATCCGGTAAATCCTGCAAATGGTGCTTATGTTTTTGGCACACCATTAATTAACGAAGCCAGCATTGCGCTTAGAGGAAGCAAAAAGTTCGATATTAAAGTAATCGGAAATAGTACCGACAATAAATACATTCAGAAAATTGTGCTAAACGGCAAGCCTTATACCAAATCATTTATTTTACACAAAGCGATTATGGCTGGTGGAAATATGCAGATTTATATGGGCAACAAGCCATCGGCAACCTGGGGTGTAAAAACTGAAGACAGGCCTGTACCAACCAAATAA
- a CDS encoding phospholipase yields MQFASFILAFLLWLSALKLSAQQQAFNDAFPDSLTSAQTRKQLNDLSADQYLKQTFIKGGTSLNYRLLLPESYTRHLKYPLVITFHNSTRIGTDNERQLEPLARIWLRQDIRQQYPAFVIAPQFQTRSSNYYLDSVRNCLISKPSEEVYLLLELIREVKNKYPRIDTNRIYLVGYSMGASTAQNLMNIAPKIFAAMVSIAAVPDFLNINGIQRKPIWLIHGRQDNENPYSGSEHLYQEVRGNPNLCFTTYNKLDHNLITIPLLLTPQIPAWLFARHK; encoded by the coding sequence ATGCAATTTGCATCTTTTATACTCGCATTCTTACTCTGGTTAAGTGCCCTTAAATTATCGGCACAACAACAGGCATTTAATGATGCTTTTCCTGATAGCCTAACATCAGCTCAAACCAGAAAACAATTAAACGACTTATCTGCGGATCAATATCTCAAACAAACTTTCATTAAAGGGGGTACATCGCTTAATTATAGATTGTTATTGCCGGAAAGTTATACCAGGCATTTAAAATATCCTCTGGTTATTACCTTTCATAACTCAACCAGGATAGGCACAGATAATGAAAGGCAATTAGAACCATTGGCCAGAATTTGGTTGCGACAGGACATTCGCCAACAATACCCGGCATTCGTAATTGCTCCACAGTTTCAAACACGTTCATCCAATTATTATCTGGATTCTGTACGGAATTGCCTGATCTCTAAACCATCAGAAGAGGTATATTTACTGTTGGAGTTGATCCGCGAGGTAAAAAATAAATATCCGCGGATAGACACTAATCGCATTTATTTGGTGGGTTATTCCATGGGGGCATCTACCGCGCAAAACCTCATGAACATTGCACCAAAAATCTTTGCGGCAATGGTTTCTATTGCGGCTGTTCCCGATTTCTTAAATATAAATGGCATTCAGCGAAAACCTATTTGGTTAATTCATGGCCGGCAGGACAATGAAAATCCATACAGTGGAAGCGAACATTTATATCAGGAGGTGAGAGGTAATCCCAATTTGTGCTTTACCACTTATAACAAGTTAGATCATAACCTCATTACCATTCCGCTATTGCTCACGCCTCAAATACCCGCATGGCTGTTTGCCCGGCATAAATAA
- a CDS encoding S41 family peptidase: MKKLKYSLLAVSLGVAALSFSFKEDLFLVSKNLDIFASLYKEININYVDDTNAPKLMRTGIDAMLDSLDPYTEYVPESEIEDYKLKYVSTQYGGIGASTVFIDGKLFINDISEGYPAYKSEVKPGDQLVSINGIVVKGKDRAEVSQLLRGPKGTPVDLLVIRDGKELTKKLTREEIKQPNVSYSGMVGDGIGYIKLDKFLENSGQEVKDALLAIQKENPKGVVLDLRNNGGGILQEAVKIVNLFVNKDQLVVTQKGKNVEKTLTYKTLFAPISTSVPLVVLVNGNSASASEIVAGSLQDLDRAIVIGQRSYGKGLVQQTFNLPYNSLVKVTVAKYYTPSGRCIQKLDYAHKNADGVAERFADSTMVMYQTKAGRNVYSGNGVYPDIVVEASKLSPITISMLNKNLFFSYANQYKKEKPTVAAAKTFQLSDADYAAFSGSLADKDLTYLSRTERLLSDLRAEAEKENKSAEVKSDLENLKYKLTSSKKTDLVNHKAEIKRVLETQIVSRYFYEKGRIEQSFQYDKELAAAKNLFTNQTQILAILKGDGNYKVIGKPTKATASIN; this comes from the coding sequence ATGAAGAAACTAAAATATAGTCTTTTAGCAGTTAGCCTGGGGGTGGCTGCTTTATCTTTTTCTTTCAAAGAAGATTTATTTCTGGTTTCTAAAAACCTGGATATTTTTGCCTCCCTGTATAAAGAAATCAATATTAACTACGTTGATGATACCAATGCGCCAAAGTTGATGCGTACGGGAATTGATGCCATGCTCGATAGCCTGGATCCCTATACCGAATACGTTCCCGAATCGGAAATTGAAGATTATAAACTGAAATATGTAAGCACGCAGTACGGTGGTATTGGGGCCAGTACCGTTTTTATTGATGGTAAACTATTTATAAATGATATTAGCGAGGGCTATCCGGCATATAAAAGCGAAGTTAAACCGGGCGATCAGCTGGTAAGCATAAACGGAATTGTTGTTAAAGGTAAAGATCGTGCCGAAGTCAGTCAGTTGCTGCGCGGGCCAAAAGGCACCCCCGTTGATTTGCTGGTGATCAGGGATGGTAAAGAATTAACTAAAAAACTAACCCGCGAAGAAATTAAACAACCAAACGTTTCTTACTCGGGCATGGTGGGTGATGGTATCGGCTACATTAAACTTGATAAATTTTTAGAAAACTCAGGTCAGGAAGTTAAAGATGCTTTGCTAGCCATCCAGAAAGAAAATCCGAAAGGCGTAGTACTCGACTTGAGAAATAATGGCGGAGGGATTTTGCAGGAAGCAGTTAAAATTGTGAACCTTTTTGTAAATAAAGACCAATTGGTGGTTACCCAAAAAGGTAAAAATGTAGAAAAAACCCTTACCTATAAAACACTTTTTGCGCCAATTTCTACATCCGTGCCTTTAGTGGTACTGGTAAATGGAAATTCTGCGTCTGCTTCCGAAATTGTAGCTGGCTCTTTGCAGGATTTAGACCGTGCCATAGTAATTGGCCAGCGCAGTTATGGCAAAGGTTTGGTGCAGCAAACATTTAACTTGCCTTACAATAGTTTGGTAAAGGTAACCGTAGCTAAATATTATACCCCATCGGGGCGCTGTATCCAGAAATTAGATTACGCCCATAAAAATGCCGACGGTGTAGCCGAACGCTTTGCCGATTCTACCATGGTGATGTACCAAACCAAAGCCGGTAGAAATGTATATAGTGGCAACGGCGTTTATCCTGATATTGTAGTGGAAGCTTCAAAGTTGAGTCCGATTACAATCTCTATGCTGAATAAAAATCTTTTCTTCAGTTATGCTAACCAGTACAAAAAGGAAAAACCAACTGTAGCTGCAGCAAAAACCTTTCAACTTTCTGATGCCGATTATGCCGCATTTTCGGGCAGTTTGGCCGATAAGGATTTAACCTACCTGAGCCGCACCGAAAGATTACTCTCTGACCTGCGCGCAGAAGCTGAAAAGGAAAATAAATCGGCAGAAGTAAAAAGTGATCTCGAAAACCTGAAATATAAACTCACTTCTTCTAAAAAAACTGATTTGGTAAACCATAAAGCAGAAATTAAACGTGTGCTCGAAACCCAGATTGTAAGCCGTTACTTTTACGAAAAAGGAAGGATTGAGCAAAGTTTTCAATACGATAAAGAACTGGCTGCGGCGAAAAATCTGTTTACCAACCAAACCCAGATTTTAGCTATTTTAAAGGGCGACGGAAACTATAAAGTGATTGGAAAGCCTACAAAAGCAACAGCTTCAATTAATTAA
- a CDS encoding glycoside hydrolase family 2 TIM barrel-domain containing protein: MKKIFLLLLCCSGLIAGAQQRYELNSGWICTNVKDIKSDGAAISKTGFALNNWMPATVPGTVLTTLLNNKKVPDPFYGMNNEMIADVYHTGNEHYTYWFVKDFDERATGNEQVWLQFRGINYKAEIYLNGKKVNPKTQVGMHIRAQYNITKLLAASGKNRLAVIVYPPDFPGNPNGGQGGDGTIAKGLTTQYTAGWDWIQPTRDRNTGIWDKVTIEKTKSINLQNPHVVTLVPGKRLATGKQNPATVKVTVEVENPTSNAVSGTLQYEIAGKIIKQPATIAANQTTTVKLSDLQIENPKLWWPSGYGDQNLYDLKIRFIASAQVLDQEALKVGIRQIDNIWNDHTKSMGTFVNGQKIFIKGGNWIISDAMLRFTDARYDAEVRYHKDMNLNLIRIWGGAILERPEFYNACDKYGLLVFQDFWFSGDCNGRWVDPMKKEDQWTRRNYPDDHPLVLTAIEDQIKLIRNHASLAFWCGGNEITPPDDILNPLKNDILPRLDGTRQFFDFSNSDEMSYNSIGGNGDGPYGIQDIKTFWGTQTFPYNSEVGSVGVGDYASLLRFIPEKNLVAPQYKAKPDSVWDYHKYISYEQYLNPYGKPKDAKDFAMKAQLANYDQYRALMEGFSNKMWDWYTGSIIWKTQNPWTAMRGQMYDYYLDPNACLYGLRKGSEPLHVMMNPLDSMVTIVNNGFTTRNNLMVQAKAYDMDGKDYFYSQVFNSVGPSSVRRLFPLNEFLTKLDKKEGVFVSLRILDQQQNILSENIYWLPGKDGEYSGLKNIKQAPLKVAAVKKNGKVEVTLSNASGNPVAFFNRVALINGNSNERILPAFYDDNYVSILPGESKTVTVEYTDTQNNLAVEVYGWNVAAQKVNVQ, translated from the coding sequence ATGAAGAAAATATTTCTACTTCTTTTATGCTGCTCGGGTTTAATCGCAGGTGCGCAGCAGCGTTACGAATTAAATTCGGGATGGATTTGTACCAATGTCAAAGATATAAAATCAGATGGTGCAGCAATTTCTAAAACAGGTTTCGCGCTCAATAACTGGATGCCAGCTACAGTGCCCGGAACGGTGCTTACCACTTTGCTGAACAACAAAAAAGTGCCCGATCCATTTTATGGCATGAACAACGAAATGATTGCCGATGTTTACCACACGGGTAACGAGCATTATACGTATTGGTTTGTAAAAGATTTTGACGAGCGTGCAACAGGTAATGAGCAGGTTTGGCTACAGTTTAGAGGGATTAATTACAAAGCCGAAATTTATTTGAATGGCAAAAAGGTAAATCCTAAAACCCAGGTAGGGATGCATATACGGGCGCAGTACAATATTACCAAACTACTTGCAGCTAGTGGTAAAAACAGATTGGCTGTAATTGTTTATCCGCCTGATTTTCCAGGCAATCCTAATGGTGGCCAGGGTGGCGACGGAACCATTGCCAAAGGTTTAACTACACAATATACTGCTGGCTGGGACTGGATTCAACCCACCCGCGATCGTAATACCGGTATTTGGGACAAGGTTACCATCGAAAAAACCAAAAGTATCAATCTCCAAAATCCACATGTGGTTACTTTGGTTCCGGGTAAAAGATTAGCAACAGGTAAGCAAAACCCGGCAACGGTGAAGGTTACTGTTGAGGTAGAAAACCCAACCAGCAACGCTGTTTCTGGTACACTGCAATACGAAATAGCAGGAAAGATAATTAAACAGCCTGCAACAATTGCCGCCAACCAAACTACTACTGTTAAGCTTTCAGATTTACAAATCGAGAACCCCAAATTGTGGTGGCCAAGTGGCTATGGCGATCAAAACCTTTACGATTTAAAGATCAGGTTTATTGCCTCAGCACAGGTACTGGATCAGGAAGCGCTTAAAGTGGGTATCCGCCAGATTGATAATATCTGGAACGACCATACCAAAAGCATGGGCACATTTGTAAATGGCCAAAAGATTTTTATTAAAGGCGGTAACTGGATTATTTCTGATGCGATGTTGCGTTTTACCGATGCGCGCTACGATGCTGAAGTACGTTACCACAAAGATATGAACCTGAACCTGATCAGGATTTGGGGCGGGGCAATTTTGGAAAGACCAGAGTTTTACAATGCCTGCGATAAATATGGTTTATTGGTTTTTCAGGATTTTTGGTTTAGCGGCGATTGTAATGGCCGCTGGGTAGATCCGATGAAAAAAGAAGATCAATGGACTAGAAGAAACTATCCAGACGATCATCCTTTGGTTTTAACGGCTATTGAAGATCAGATTAAACTCATCAGAAACCATGCTTCACTTGCGTTTTGGTGCGGCGGAAACGAAATTACCCCACCTGATGATATTTTAAATCCTTTGAAAAATGATATTCTTCCGAGGTTAGACGGAACACGTCAGTTTTTCGATTTCTCTAACAGCGATGAAATGTCGTACAATTCCATTGGTGGTAACGGCGACGGTCCTTATGGCATTCAGGATATTAAAACCTTTTGGGGAACACAGACATTCCCTTACAACTCTGAGGTGGGTTCGGTAGGGGTAGGCGACTACGCTTCTTTACTTCGCTTTATTCCGGAGAAAAACCTGGTTGCACCACAATATAAAGCCAAGCCAGATTCGGTATGGGATTATCACAAATACATTTCTTACGAGCAATATCTTAATCCTTATGGTAAACCAAAAGATGCTAAAGATTTTGCCATGAAAGCACAACTGGCCAATTACGATCAGTACCGCGCTTTAATGGAAGGTTTCTCGAACAAAATGTGGGATTGGTATACCGGTTCCATCATCTGGAAAACCCAAAACCCGTGGACAGCCATGCGCGGACAGATGTACGATTATTACCTTGACCCGAATGCCTGTTTATATGGTTTAAGAAAAGGTAGCGAGCCCCTGCACGTAATGATGAACCCTTTGGATAGTATGGTAACCATCGTAAACAATGGCTTTACCACCCGCAACAACTTAATGGTGCAGGCTAAAGCCTACGATATGGATGGGAAAGATTATTTCTACTCACAGGTATTTAATTCAGTTGGTCCATCATCGGTTAGAAGGTTGTTCCCTTTAAATGAGTTTTTAACCAAGCTTGATAAAAAAGAAGGCGTATTTGTTTCGTTAAGAATTTTGGATCAGCAGCAAAACATATTGAGCGAAAATATTTACTGGCTGCCTGGAAAAGATGGCGAATATTCTGGCCTGAAAAATATAAAACAGGCACCATTAAAAGTTGCTGCGGTTAAAAAGAATGGTAAGGTAGAAGTTACCTTAAGCAATGCTTCAGGAAATCCGGTTGCATTTTTCAATCGGGTAGCCTTAATTAACGGTAACAGCAACGAAAGGATATTACCCGCATTTTACGACGATAACTATGTGAGTATTTTACCGGGTGAAAGTAAAACCGTTACGGTAGAATATACAGATACACAAAATAATTTAGCTGTTGAGGTATATGGCTGGAATGTTGCTGCGCAAAAAGTGAATGTTCAGTAG
- a CDS encoding 2Fe-2S iron-sulfur cluster-binding protein, translating into MENNINIYMQEPDGSVTEHVAPTDMGLSLMEFLKASEYDILATCGGMALCATCCVDVLEGEEKLNEMTDDEYAMLDTLPDLLPNSRLACQLQLNNNMDGLKVKLHGVS; encoded by the coding sequence ATGGAGAACAACATTAACATATATATGCAAGAGCCGGATGGCTCGGTTACCGAACACGTTGCACCAACCGACATGGGTTTAAGCCTGATGGAGTTTTTAAAGGCATCAGAATACGATATTTTGGCAACCTGTGGCGGAATGGCCCTTTGTGCTACCTGCTGTGTCGATGTTTTGGAAGGTGAAGAGAAACTTAACGAAATGACAGACGATGAGTATGCCATGTTAGATACTTTACCTGATTTATTACCCAATTCGCGTTTAGCCTGCCAACTGCAGTTAAACAACAATATGGACGGACTAAAAGTGAAATTGCACGGCGTAAGCTAA
- a CDS encoding alpha-L-fucosidase, which yields MKKLAFVGLILLLALELNAQEYTPAASNLKQRTWFNDARFGLFIHWGPFSIPGSGEWVMNERKLTVHNYTNLKDFFNPTAFDAAQWVSMAKNAGMKYITLITRHHDGFSMWDTKYSDFNIVNTPYKKDIVKMMADECHKQGIQLYLYYSLLDWRREDYPHETGRTGQNSGRTGKGDYASYLQFMKNQLTELLTKYGEIGGIWFDGHWDQTAPEGEKDRTSRIDWKYDEIYSLIHKLQPQCMIGNNHHLSPFAGEDFQMFERDLPGENKSGLSFQKASDKLPLETCETISNSWGYNLSDTHYKSNKELVNMLVKAASLGSNLLLNIGPMPNGKIQPEFQERLAGMGAWLKVYGESIYNTKAGFIKPQAWGSITQTDKNIYIHILDGKTTTLDLENIPAKKIKKAYLLKDKTAVNYTLKKGKLSINTTVSSTEPDHVIVLDIGK from the coding sequence ATGAAAAAACTAGCATTTGTAGGCCTTATTCTGTTACTGGCTTTAGAGTTAAACGCACAGGAATACACACCGGCAGCATCTAATTTAAAGCAAAGAACATGGTTTAACGATGCGCGGTTTGGCTTATTTATTCACTGGGGGCCATTTAGTATTCCGGGGAGTGGCGAATGGGTAATGAACGAAAGGAAGCTGACTGTACATAACTATACCAACCTGAAAGATTTTTTCAACCCCACAGCGTTTGATGCTGCACAATGGGTATCCATGGCCAAAAATGCGGGCATGAAATACATTACGCTAATTACAAGGCACCATGATGGTTTTAGCATGTGGGATACCAAATATTCGGATTTCAACATTGTGAACACGCCATATAAAAAAGATATTGTGAAAATGATGGCTGATGAATGCCATAAACAGGGTATACAACTTTACTTATATTATTCTTTGTTAGATTGGCGCCGTGAAGATTATCCGCATGAAACCGGGCGTACGGGCCAAAATTCGGGTAGAACGGGTAAAGGTGACTATGCCAGTTACCTGCAGTTTATGAAAAATCAGCTTACCGAATTATTAACCAAATATGGCGAAATAGGTGGCATCTGGTTCGACGGTCATTGGGACCAGACGGCTCCCGAAGGTGAAAAAGACCGAACCTCGCGCATAGACTGGAAATATGATGAAATTTACAGCCTCATCCATAAATTACAGCCACAATGTATGATTGGGAATAACCACCACCTGAGTCCTTTTGCTGGCGAAGATTTCCAGATGTTTGAACGCGATCTTCCCGGAGAAAATAAGTCGGGATTAAGTTTTCAGAAAGCATCAGATAAACTTCCGTTAGAAACCTGCGAAACGATTTCAAATTCGTGGGGATATAATTTGAGCGATACCCATTACAAATCGAACAAAGAGTTGGTGAATATGCTGGTTAAAGCCGCCAGTTTAGGGTCAAACCTATTGCTTAACATCGGACCAATGCCAAATGGTAAAATCCAGCCCGAGTTTCAGGAGCGTTTGGCCGGCATGGGTGCCTGGCTAAAAGTTTATGGAGAGAGTATTTACAACACCAAAGCAGGGTTTATTAAGCCGCAGGCTTGGGGAAGTATTACCCAAACCGATAAAAATATCTATATCCACATTTTGGATGGTAAAACCACTACGCTCGATTTAGAAAACATTCCGGCTAAAAAAATTAAAAAAGCCTATTTGCTAAAAGATAAAACTGCGGTAAATTATACCCTTAAAAAGGGAAAACTGAGCATAAATACTACAGTGAGTAGTACCGAGCCAGACCATGTAATTGTATTGGATATCGGGAAATAA
- a CDS encoding NAD(P)/FAD-dependent oxidoreductase: MITTDIAVIGAGPVGLFAIFEAGLLKMRCHLIDYLPQVGGQLSEIYPKKPIYDIPGYPSVLAQELIDNLMEQAKPFHPTFTLGERIEGLEKRGEADFVLTTNMGTVIEAKVVVIAGGLGCFEPRKPAVENLENFENGKGVNYMILDPEKYRDQKMVIAGGGDSALDWTIYLAEVCSELTLVHRSESFRGAPDSVAKVMALAESGKINLILNSNLQAVHGTDKLEKVEIVQNRTMEKTVVDADHLIPLFGLSPKLGPIEDWNLNISKSAIEVNVDDYSTNIPGIYAIGDINTYTNKLKLILCGFHEAALMSHSAYSYMNPGVKYTMKYTTVNGVSEF; encoded by the coding sequence ATGATCACTACTGATATAGCCGTAATAGGCGCTGGTCCGGTGGGCTTATTTGCCATTTTTGAAGCCGGTTTATTAAAAATGCGTTGCCATTTAATTGACTACCTGCCTCAGGTTGGCGGTCAGCTGTCTGAAATTTACCCTAAAAAACCGATATATGATATCCCGGGCTACCCTTCTGTTTTGGCTCAGGAGCTTATTGATAACCTAATGGAGCAGGCCAAGCCTTTCCACCCAACGTTTACTTTAGGCGAGCGTATTGAAGGTTTAGAAAAGCGTGGCGAAGCCGATTTCGTTTTAACTACGAATATGGGCACCGTAATCGAAGCTAAAGTTGTGGTAATTGCAGGTGGATTGGGTTGTTTTGAGCCACGTAAACCGGCTGTAGAGAACTTAGAAAATTTTGAAAACGGAAAGGGTGTTAACTACATGATCCTTGATCCGGAAAAATACCGCGATCAGAAAATGGTAATTGCCGGTGGTGGCGACTCTGCCTTAGACTGGACGATTTACTTAGCTGAAGTTTGTTCGGAGCTTACTTTGGTACACAGAAGCGAGAGTTTCCGTGGTGCACCAGATTCGGTTGCTAAAGTAATGGCATTGGCCGAAAGCGGAAAAATTAACCTGATTTTAAACAGTAACCTGCAAGCCGTACACGGAACCGATAAATTAGAAAAGGTTGAAATTGTACAGAACCGTACAATGGAAAAAACTGTTGTAGATGCAGATCATTTAATTCCTTTATTTGGTTTGAGTCCTAAATTAGGCCCGATTGAAGACTGGAATCTAAACATCAGCAAAAGTGCAATCGAGGTAAATGTTGATGATTACTCGACCAATATCCCGGGTATTTATGCTATTGGCGATATCAACACTTACACCAATAAACTAAAATTAATTCTGTGTGGTTTCCACGAGGCAGCATTAATGAGCCACAGTGCTTATTCTTACATGAATCCTGGTGTGAAATATACCATGAAATATACAACTGTAAACGGAGTTTCAGAATTTTAA